GACCGAAGTGCCGGAAGCGGTGCGCAGCGATAATTTCCAACGTTATTTTGATCAGGTCGCCGAACTTGCGTGGATCGCAAACGATATCAAAAAATCGACTCGCGTTGATCGCCCGTTGATCGGGTTGGTGAGTCGTCTGGTGAAATTGATGCCCCGCGATCGCAACGCGATTGAAAATCTGCATAAGATGTCGCAGAAGTTTGAAAATCGCTCGCTGCGAAAAATGGAACGCGATCTAAATTGGGCCGATCCTCCCAAGCGGACGACGCTCGGTTCTCCCGTGGCGCTGCACGCCGGTCTCCACCAGATCAATTCTGAAAGGCTCGACGACAACAAGCACTTCCAAGACAACCGCGCAGCGTTTTATGTGGCGATCGGCTTGTCGTTGCAAGGCTTGGGTTTGACACAGGTTGATTTCAATCTCGCTCCGGCCAAAGCCGGCATGCTTGGCAAGCTTTCGGTCAGCCCCAAAAAAATCTCCGGTGACCGCTCCTGGGGAATCGATCTCAGCAACTCTGGCTTGAAAGCCGTTTTGCTAAGCAAGAAGAAGCTCGGCGAGAAAGAAAATGCGAAAGTCGTTGTCGTGGCGGAAGATTGCTTTCAATGCGACCACAAACGTCCTCTTTCGCGTGCGGATGACGCTGATCGACGTGGTTTGATTCAAGAGTCGGTCGAAAAGCTGATTGCCCATCTCGGCGAAGGAGGCTTTAAAGACGCGATCGTCGCGTTAGGACAACCAGCGTCGGAATTGATCGGCCGTTTTTTAAAGCTTCCGCCGGTCGAACAGAAGAAGCTGGAGAAGACGGTCCAGTACGAAGCGCGCAATCAGATCCCTTTCCCCTTGGAAGAACTTTCGACCGGTTATCATGTCTGGGATTCGCCTCCCAAGGACGAAGACGTGATCGAAGAACCAGGTCGGGAAGTCGCCTACATTGCAACTCGCTTGCTGCAACTTCAAGAACGTCTCGCATTTCTCAAGCGGCTCGGCATTTCCCCGCACATCGTGCAGGCCGATCCCATCGCGCTGCATAATTACTTCCAATTCGACGTCTACTCGGATGCCGAAAAAGAGCAGTGCATGCGCGAAACCGATCAGACCGTCGGTATTTTGGACGTCGGCTCCGACGCCAGTACGTTGATCGTCAGTGGTTTGAACAGCCTGTGGTTCCGCACGCTCGAAGTCGGCGGCGATTCGTTTACCCGTATTTTGGTGCGTCAGATGAGTCTGACTTTCACCAAAGCGGAAGAAATGAAACGCCAACCAGACACGGCGTCGGAAGTGAGCAAGATGTACGAAGTAATGGACACGGTCTTTAAGAACCTGACCAAGGAAACGTCGATTTCGATCAGTAACTACGCCAACGCAAACGCCGAGCGGCCGATATCCGAGATCTCCTTGATCGGCGGCGGAGGCCAACTTCACTCGCTCGTTCGCTTGTTGCAGTATGGGCGCCAGTTCGACTAAGGCCGAAACTGCGCGAGCTCCGCGTAGGGCCGGCCGTGCCTGCCGCGACTTAGGCGGGCCCTGCCGATAAGTGGCTAGCGAGACGGCAGGCACGGCCGGCCCTACCATTCTCCGCAGAACAAACGCCAACGCTCTAACCCGGGAAGATTCCTTCGCCGGCGATCATTCCGTCTCGCATATAGATCTGCCGCTTCGCTTGTTCGGCGATATCGGGCTCGTGCGTCACCATGATGATGGTGCGACCTTCGCGATTCAGCTTTCCTAAGATCTGCATGATCTCGGCGCCGGTTTTAGAATCCAAGTTGCCGGTCGGCTCGTCGGCCAAGATGATCTCGGGGTCGTTCAGCAGTGCTCGGGCAATCGCGACGCGTTGTTGCTGACCGCCGGAAAGCTGGTACGGCCGATGGTCTAGGCGATCCGAAAGTCCGACCTGCTCGGCCAAGTCCAGACAACGATTCCTATCGCGCGAAGAAATCGGCGGTCTGCCGGGTCGATACTGCAATGGAACCTGAATATTTTCTAGAACCGTGTACTGGGCGATCAGATTGTACGACTGAAAGATGAACCCAATCAGTTGATTGCGGACTTGCGACAACTGCCGATCACTGAGCGTCGAGACGTCATATCCACCCAGGATATAGCGTCCATAAGTCGGGCGGTCGAGTGCTCCCAACAGATTCAACAACGTGCTCTTGCCGCTGCCAGAAGAGCCCATCAGCGCTACAAAGTCTCCTTCCGGAAACGCGGCCGTAACTCCGCGCAGCGCCTTCACCACCACATCGCCCAGATGGTAGTGCTTTTCCAGGTTTTCAAATTCAGCCGCCATCCGCATGGCTTGGGGCGCTCCAGAGAAGAATGCTATTCGTGACGCAGCGCTTCGATCGGATCCATCATCGCGGCGCGGCGAGCAGGATAAAGTCCAAACAGCACGCCGACGCCGACCGAGATTAAGAAGGAAGCGATGATCGACCAGATCGCGATGCGTGGTTGTAAATCACGGATCGTTGTCGGGAGCGTACTCCAAACTTCCGGCAGCCAGCGCTCCATCCCGGTTTGCGCCAAATAGGTCGCCGGGATGCAGCCGAAGCCGAAGACCACGCCGATCATTCCGCCGGCGGCCGACAGCACTATTGTCTCGGCCAAAAATTGAATGATCACATCTTCTTGCGTCGCGCCTAACGCACGTCGAATGCCGATCTCTCGCGTTCGTTCGGTGACCGTCGCCAACATGATATTCATGATGCCGATACCGCCGACCAAGAGCGAAATGCCGGCGATCAAAATCAATAAGACGTTGAACATCATTCGCAACATCTCGGCCTGTCGCAACAGTTCGCTAGGAACCACAACCGCGTAGTCCCCCAAAGGATGGTACTTTTCGAGCAAGATCTCGATGATCCCCGCCGCTTCCTCCACTTCTTCCACTTCGCCCACGGTCACCGTAATTTGCGAAAGCTGAACGATCTCTCCTTCGCGGCTGCCGGAGCGGGACGTGATGACTTGATCTCCGATCCGCAGTCGCAACGTTGACAGCGGAATATAGACGTCCGTATTGAAATCGCGCCCCGCGAGACTGCCGCCGATCGCCGCCGACGGGGTTCGATCGGCTGTCTGCCCGATGACCTTGTAAACGTCTGACTTGCCGTTGAACTGAATCTCGATCTTGCGACCTACGGGATTCTCATGAGCGAACAAATTGGTCGCTGCCCCCGCCGCCAACACGCAGACGTTTTCTTCGCCGATCACGTCCCGATCCGATAGAAAACGTCCTCGCTCGACAAGCAGGTGATTCATATCGCGATAGTCGGGCGTCACCCCCAGCAATTGAATTTCGCTCTCACGCGATCCCGCGCGAGCATCCCCTTTGATTTCGCGCATCGGCACCGCACGGCGAATCGTGGGGACTCCTTCCAAAATTCGTTGATAGTCGTCACGCGTCAGTCCGTATTCGATAATAAAGCTGCTGCCGGTCGTCGAACCGGACGATGGCTTCATACTGCGGACGATGACATTCGTAGCGCCCAGGTCTTTGATCTGCTGCTGCGCCTGGTAACTTACTCCTTCTCCCATGGCGACCAGCCAAATCACGGCCGTCACGCCGATCATGATGCCGAGCATCGCCAGGCCAGAGCGGAGTTTGTGCAGCATCAGGCTCTTAAAACCGAGCCGAATTGTCGAGAACAGTCGCTGAATCATGAACGCGGAGGGCCTCCTGCGGGGCCGCCAGACGGCGGCGCTCCGGTTCCGCTGCGCGACTTTTCTCTTTCGGCACGAGACGCAGCCATCTCGTTGCGGGTAATGAAACCGTCTCCATCTTTGTCGATACGATCAAAGAAGTTCTTCATCGGCGCCGGCGCTTCATCACGGCTGAGCTTGCCATCTTGATCGGCGTCGTTTTGAAACGGGTCAGGGCGAGCAGATCCGCCGCCTGGTCCACCAGCAGGCGGACCGCTGGCGGTTGGTCCGCCGCTGTCGGATGGACTTGCCTGTCCGGCTGCGGAAGCTTCACCGCTCACTTCCGCAAGCGGCTCTGGTCCGGCATCGGCGACGATTCGCGCGTCAGCGACGACCGCGCGGGGATTACGCAGCACCAGGTCGCCGATTTTGACTCCGTCCAGCACTTCGATCAATTTGTCGTTGGTTTGTCCCAGCGTCAGCGGACGCCGTTCGGCGCCGGTCAGCGTTTGCACCCAACAAAAGTAGTTACCACGTTGCTCGACGACCGCCGAGACCGGTACGGTCAGCGCATCACGAATATCGGCAACTTGGATCTCCACAAACGCGGTCAGCCCAGGGCGAAGCGCCTCTTGCGTGCCGTCGATCGAAACAATCGTGCCATATTCTTTGACGTTGGCCGAAAACCAACCGGTTGGTTCCGGCTGATTGGCGATGCCGGTCACTTTCCCTTGAAAGGTCCGATCTTGAATCACAATTCGCGCCGGCATGTCGGTCCGAATGCGGTCAATCTTCGATTCGTGAATTGTCACTTTGACTTGCATCTTCGCCAGATCCGGAATGCGCACGATCGTCTGCCCTTCACGCACGATGGTTCCTTCGGCGATCCCGGTCTCGGTCGAACCGCGACGATCGGTCTCGTTGGCGTAGACGACCATGCCATTTTGCGGCGCTTGGATGACGCAATTCACGAGCTGCTTTTCCAGTCGATCCAGCCGCGCCTTTTCCAACTGGAACGCCGCTTCTTCAGAACGCATGCGCGCTTCGGCCGAATCGCGGGCCGCTTCCAATTCGCGGATCGTTTTCTGTTTCGTGAAATCGGTCAAGACGCGTTTGCTCGTTTCGGCCACTTCCAAATCTAGCTTGGCCCGTTCGACGGCGTAAACGTCCGCTTCGCGCTGTAGCGCCGTCACGTAACCTTTGCGCGACATCCGCTTGCTGTAACCGAGCATGTCTTGAGCGGTGGTCAGATTTTGCTGCGCAATCTTGATCGTCGCTTCCATCTGCTGCAGCGTTTGCAGGAAGGTCCCTTCCGCGTATTCTTGCACCGCCAACTTCGCCGCTTCAAAGGCTTCTTGCGTTTCGATCTTGGTCGCCAGCGCCTTTTCGTAAACGATCTTCTGGGCGTTCAATTGATCTTCGATCGCCGAAGTATCAATGCGGATAATCTCTTCACCTTTGGTGACCCGTTTGCCATCTTCGACGATCCACAGAATCGTGCCGCCGCCGGCGATCTCGCACTTCACGTCAATATTGCTGGCGCTCTCCACGTTGCCATCGTCGGTGACGGTGATCAACAAGCGTTCGCGCTGCACTTCGTAAGTGAGCGCGCCGCTCACTTCGTTGGTTGATCCCCAGATGCCGGAGCTGGGCAGGTAATAGGCGCCAAACGCGATTCCCGCGACGAGCAGCACCAACAGAATCGGCCAAAACCAATTGCGCCGCGAAGTTTCTAAGCGCAGGCGAGGCCGCGATTCGGGCGAGCTGTTTTCGACAGAAGCGGACATATCGCTGGTCCTTGGAAGGCGGGAAAGTCGTCACCTAGACTTAACCCCTTCCATTATCGCAGGTTCCGCTCGAAATTCATCCGTTTTCAGGCGGGAAAAGTGGAGCCGCCGCCTGCTCCCCCTCTTTGCGGGCACGCATCTCCTGCAACATCTGCTGTATCTCGCTGTTGGTGTACCGCCGCTCGCGGCTGACTTCGATTTCGTAAGCCTCTGGCAGCGGCGCGACCAGGGTCTGGTTAGGACGACTCTCCTGCGGGTTGGCAGTCGCCACTTGGTCGGAATAGGACGAAGGTACCGGTTGGGCCGCGACGTTCTCTTTTTCATGAGGCAACAAGCGAGCCAACCAGCGATCGACGCGCCACAGCGGCGGATCAGCCGATTCGGGCTGAGCGAGATCGGTTGACTCGGTCTCCTCCACTTCCGCTTCTTCGGGAAGATCAAAGTATCCTTCCTGCAGCCACTCCATCGGCACGGCCGGGGGCAGTTCGATCTCTTCCGAAGCGTCGGGAGGTCGTAAGTCCAACGGCGTATCGACCCAGATCCCCTCGTGGTCAATCTGCATGATCCCCAACTGGCGATAGAGACGCATCCGGTTCGCTTCGTAGTTGAGCCAGACGCTCATCAAGTTGTTTTGCGTATTACGCAAGTCGGACAAGGCGAACAGCAAATTCTGCGCGGCGGTTGGGCCCAGCGACAATGCCGGCTGGCCAGGTTCGGCGGGGGCGACCGGTGCGCTCAGCGCTTCGCGCGTTTGATCGACGCGGCGAATCGCGATCACCACCGCTCGGCGCTGAATCTCTAGATTCAAACGGAGTTGCTCTAGAGTGCGCAGCGACGCCCGCAGATCGGCGAAGACCGAGTCATCAAATTGAATCAAGTCGCGACGATCTTGCTGGTACTCAATCAGCTGCTGACGAAAGCTGTTGCGTTCGACCAAACGGGTCAACGGCGGATCAAACTGAACCGACGCTCGCAACGAACCTGTTTGACTGCGGAACTGGGCCGGGTTTTCGCCCAAGGTCTGCAGATCGCCGCTGAAAGCGATCGTCAAATTCGACTTCAGCGCGTTGGCGTTGTACTCGATCAAGCGCCAGGTATCGACCAACGACGCGCGATTGTTCATCCAGTCCAAGCGATTGGCGCGGGCAATTTCGAGCGCCTGCTCCGGCGTCAAATAGACGCGTTGAATGTTGATCTGTTCAATCCGAGCGCGAGCTTCAATCAATCCCAACTCGCTGACTAGGTTCTTCATCTCGACCAGACGAGCGACCAATTGATCCGCGACAACGTTCGGCTCGACCATCCCGATCTGGCTGGCGAGCTTTTCCACGTTCTCACGATTCAAATCGTTACGAGACTCCAAATCGTCGACTTCTTCGATCAAACGATCCTTGTCTCGCTCAAACAATCCACGCTCTGACTCTGTCATTTCCAAGGTACGCGCCGGAGTGACGCTCTCCAGCTTTTGCAGGTCCGCTGGAATCTCACCAACGCGCGTGTCAACTTCATGTTGTAACGAATCAACATCCTCGATCGACATCTGCAGATCTTCGAGCGTCGGGATGTGCGGGAGGTCGCCAAATCGCGAGATGTATTCTTCGATCGCGACTTGCGTTTGCGTCGTCGCGGGATCGGTCAGCTTGAATTTTTGAATCAACTCGTCATTCAACGCAATCGGCAAATTCGGCGGCAGACCAAGCGTCGATCGCTTGAACGTATCGAGCGCCGTCTCCAGGTTGTTGTGCGCCTGCAGCAGGTTGGCCCGTTCCGTCTCAATATTTTGCCGAAATTGATCGACCTGCGCGATATCGATCAGGCCTGCGTCCAGGTTCGCCTCCAAGAGATCGAGCGTTCGCTCTTGTGCCGATAGACTGTCTTGGGTGTTACGAATCTGCTGCAACTGTTGGAGCAAACCAAGGAACCCGCCGACGGTACCGGCGCCGCCGCCTGCGAAACCCGAGCCGCTGGCTCCTGCTCCCCCGGCGCCGTTGGCGTTGAATCCTCGCCCAAAGCCGGTCGCGTCGCCAACACCGCCAAAACCGCCGCTTCCTTGTCCGGTGAACCCGGTCAAACCGGTGCCGCCAAAGAAACCGCCGCGGCGCTGGGGACCGGCGACGCCTAGCTCGCCGAAGGCGACTTGCGTGTAAAACCCTTGCCGATATTGGGCGTACGCGCGCAGGTTCGCCAGCAAGGTTCGCTCGGCGATCGTTAACTGCTCCAGGGCGATCACTCGCCCACCGGCACGCAAGATCGGCTGAACCAAACCAAAGTTCAAAATCGACGTCGTCACGCCACGGTTTGGCCCGGCGAACTCCCAAATGGTCGAATTGGCGATGCCGACCAAGAACTCGCCGGCGGTCGCAAACTTGCGATTCATCTCCAGACCATTGTCGAGACGCAGCTTGCTGCTTTCACCACCGGCGCGCTCTTGGCCCAAATGCTCGAACTGGGTGAAGTTACCGCCGAAGAACTGCACGTCAAACCGAAAACGTTCGGTGCTAACGTCGAGCGAGGAGAGATAAATCGTTTCCAACTGCTGTTGATAGTCTGGCGATTGCAAGATGGCGAGACGCACCGAGTCGTCCAGGTCGAGCATGATCTCGCCTTGCTCGGTTACGTCCGAATGCTGGTACAGCTCTTCCAACCACCGGGGGTTTTCCAAGATCGGCCGGATACCGTTGCGTCCCCAATGGCTCCAGCCCTTTTTGTTATCGACCATGTGCATGTAACGATGCGAATAGGGATCATCCGGCGGCATCGGCGGTTTGACCGGGTCATACGTATCGTAGTAGCGGCTGCGCGGATTGACATCGATATTGAAATTGTCGATCGCCCAGCGAGGATTGTTCGACTTTTGCGCGACGAGTGACTGCGCTTCGGCATCGGCGTTGGCGACATAGCCATAGCGGTTGCATCCGGTCGACGCCCAACAGAACAGGGTCGACAGCGCGGCGCACGTCGCAAGCTTCCCGATCGTAGCTAAAGACTTGGGGTTCATACGGTCGCCTGAGCGTCCCGATCGCCGCGCACGAAGGGACTGGAGGGATAATCGCTATAGGCGTTTAAATCGTCACAGTCGCTACGACAACTTCATTCGCGCCTTGCAGGCCGGCGCCATCGCGATAATCGTCAAGGTCGCCCGCTTAGAGTTCGCTAGCAGGCGTCATCGCTGGCACAGGCAGAGGAGCCGACGCCGGCGCCGGCGTGTGATGATGTGCATGGGGCGGCTCAAGCCAGCCGATTGCGACCGCTAGCAGCGCACCCAGCAACAACACGCTCGACAGTTTCCACTTGTCATGGGAGTGGAACTGGATCTCGGGGAGGATGTCGGAAAGCGAGATGCAGATGAAGACCCCTGCCGCAAAGCCGAGCGCGCCGCCAACCACGTTGTGTCGCCAAGCGTCATCAAGTCCGCCGATCGCAAAATAAAAGAGGACCACGCCGATCGGGCACATCAGCGAATAGCCGAAGTTGATCAGATTCATCGACGTCGCCGACCAGCCTCCAGCCCGCATCACAAAGGTGATCGACAGCGCATCGAGCGGCTTGTGCAGCACGATCCCTAAAAAGACGCCGAGGGCGAGTTTCGCCAATCCGCTTTCGGCATGCGCTGCAGCGGCGACCGCGGCCGCCAACGCGATTCCGTCAATCAGCGTATGCAGCGATAGTCCGAGAAAGATCCCCAGCCATCTCCAGGCCGATTTAGGCCCTTCGTCGCCATGATTATGATCGCAATGCCCATGTCCATCGTGATGGTCATGATCATGCGAATGTTCGGTAGCGGCGACTTCGGGATATTCTTTCTCCACCGGCGCATGATGGTGCGAATGAAACACCCGCATGAGGAAAAACATCGACAAGATGCCGACGAACATTCCCCCCACAGCGATGTCGATCGATCCGCTTTCGGCGACGCCATGCGGCAACAGATGCAGCACGCCGACTCCCAACATCAAGCCGCCGACGCCGCTCATCATCAGCTGCATGCGCGTATGGGTCAGTCGCATTACCGAGGGAAGCGCGCCGCCCAACATCGAGGCGGCGACAATCAACCCGCAATAGACGGTAAGTACGACAAATTGGTCCATGGCCCTACTGGGAAGCGGCGGAATGAAACGAATTTGTCCACGATAGACGTTCGGCGTGAAAATGCAAGTGGATTGCATGAAGCGCAGCGACGCTCAGCGCTATAGCAGGCGAACGATCCCTCACAAGATTTCGATACTTTTGACGCCGTCGCCGCCGCAACGCCGTGCGACTTCCATGCAGCGCGTCGCCGCGTCCGCAAGTTCTTGGGATCGAAAATTCTTCGGCGCCAGCGCAATCGCCGCGGCTCCCACACTAATCGTCAGCGGAGCGGCGCCACCGATCTCGGCGCGTGCTTGGGCCCAGCTGCGGATTCCCGTCACCAAGCGTTTGGCCGTTTCCACGGCCTGCATCCGGTCGTGCAGCGGCAAAACGACCATCAAGACGGCGTCGGCCGAGACAAAGCAGCTTCCCGCATCGCCAATGATTGCGCTGACCGCTTTCTCCACCAATTGCCAGGTCTGGACAAGTTCGTCGGGCCCAGCATGCAACAGCAAGTCATCATACCGATCGAGAGTTAATTGTAAGACGGAAATTGGCTTCCGCATTTGTCGACAACTTTGAACTTCGACATCGAGTCGCGCCACCGAGGATTCGTCCAGCGCGATGTTCTTCGTAAACGCTTTCGCCGTTTCGATTGTCGCCACCATGGGGGCTTGCTTGGGGACGCTTGGGGGTGGGGCCGGAGCAGCGCTTCGCGGGCGATCACGAAAACTCGCGACAGCGGAGGTCAATTCTTTCGCTTCGCGCCAGGCTTCGTGCAGTTCCAATTCATCCGGATCATGGCGAGCGACATCGAGCGCCGCGTCCATGCTCGCTTCTGACAATCGTGCGTAGGCGGTCAGCATGATCTCTGAGTAAGAAGCTTGATCGTCGATGTGGACGCGCATGACGTTGGCCAATTGCTTAACCTTCGCTTCGACGCGCGCCGCAAGTTGTTCAAAATCAGCCAGATCGGCCGGACCATATTTTGCGACCGCCGTTACCAACGCCGGTAATGCGGCGAGACGCTTGCCGGCGAGAATATCGGACAGCCGATCGGCCAAGACCAGCGACCGTGCAGTTTCTGAGTGCGACTCCAGTTCAAGCGGAGCGGCGAACGGCAACGGCTTGATGGCCGACACCGCGTCTATGATCCCTGTTGGCAATTTCCAATGCGTGAGCAAACGACTGCTCAACACGATATGGTCAAAACCAAGCGTGCCAACTTCCATCTCCAAGAGAGACGCTTCTTCTTCGTCCGTTTTGCGGATGAAATGAGCGTACGGCGTTCCCAGGTCCTGCATCAAAACCAGCATGCCGATGTCGGCGAGCAAGCCGGCGATGAACGCTTCATCGCCGTTGCGATAGCCGAGAAACCCCGCAATTTCGCGGGCGGCGACCGCTTTGGTCAGTGCGATGCTCCAGTATCGTCTCAGCGAATCCGCTTCAACGCCGTCCAGCATCTCCCGCGGCAGACTAAAGCCGAGCACTAAAAGCTTGAGCGGCTTCATCCCCAACAGCGCCAGCGCTTGATGCAGATCGGAGACTTGTCGTGACAGACCAAACAGGGGACTGTTCACTGCGCGCAAGATCTTGATCGTCAGTGCAGGATCGCGCTCGATGCAGTCTTTTACTTGAACGGCGTCGATCGAAGGCCGACCTGTTATTTCCAACACTTCCATCGCC
The nucleotide sequence above comes from Blastopirellula sp. J2-11. Encoded proteins:
- the pilM gene encoding pilus assembly protein PilM — protein: MNTTQKTVDPYKVILRIDDENRPLSAYQILRLDLYEDDPAYIQICGERTRKALQNFFGKIDPPLWRQVFNEVEDAIEILLDKQKKEAYDIELKRNASVSVSSNGNGSNGHTSAAPAQEAIGDKILCPTCTTLNPPSRKFCADCGNALYVACAKCGCMNTVHEKFCGGCGSNLADSAQQQQSHLEQKFVEAEELVAAGKHDAACQLLRELTRPTHEGEMKFAQRAALRIEQVIQEKEILLTRALTVTEEATELFSNKQSEKAVALIRQIPQTLWHESLTKLHDKANHVRREIKRLSKEIKLAVAEKRTSRLLPKVERLLELKPHDVSAQRLAERLKKHQQQADVAKRDKLLSKAKEYVSDYRYERAYEVLTEVPEAVRSDNFQRYFDQVAELAWIANDIKKSTRVDRPLIGLVSRLVKLMPRDRNAIENLHKMSQKFENRSLRKMERDLNWADPPKRTTLGSPVALHAGLHQINSERLDDNKHFQDNRAAFYVAIGLSLQGLGLTQVDFNLAPAKAGMLGKLSVSPKKISGDRSWGIDLSNSGLKAVLLSKKKLGEKENAKVVVVAEDCFQCDHKRPLSRADDADRRGLIQESVEKLIAHLGEGGFKDAIVALGQPASELIGRFLKLPPVEQKKLEKTVQYEARNQIPFPLEELSTGYHVWDSPPKDEDVIEEPGREVAYIATRLLQLQERLAFLKRLGISPHIVQADPIALHNYFQFDVYSDAEKEQCMRETDQTVGILDVGSDASTLIVSGLNSLWFRTLEVGGDSFTRILVRQMSLTFTKAEEMKRQPDTASEVSKMYEVMDTVFKNLTKETSISISNYANANAERPISEISLIGGGGQLHSLVRLLQYGRQFD
- a CDS encoding ABC transporter ATP-binding protein, translating into MAAEFENLEKHYHLGDVVVKALRGVTAAFPEGDFVALMGSSGSGKSTLLNLLGALDRPTYGRYILGGYDVSTLSDRQLSQVRNQLIGFIFQSYNLIAQYTVLENIQVPLQYRPGRPPISSRDRNRCLDLAEQVGLSDRLDHRPYQLSGGQQQRVAIARALLNDPEIILADEPTGNLDSKTGAEIMQILGKLNREGRTIIMVTHEPDIAEQAKRQIYMRDGMIAGEGIFPG
- a CDS encoding ABC transporter permease, which codes for MIQRLFSTIRLGFKSLMLHKLRSGLAMLGIMIGVTAVIWLVAMGEGVSYQAQQQIKDLGATNVIVRSMKPSSGSTTGSSFIIEYGLTRDDYQRILEGVPTIRRAVPMREIKGDARAGSRESEIQLLGVTPDYRDMNHLLVERGRFLSDRDVIGEENVCVLAAGAATNLFAHENPVGRKIEIQFNGKSDVYKVIGQTADRTPSAAIGGSLAGRDFNTDVYIPLSTLRLRIGDQVITSRSGSREGEIVQLSQITVTVGEVEEVEEAAGIIEILLEKYHPLGDYAVVVPSELLRQAEMLRMMFNVLLILIAGISLLVGGIGIMNIMLATVTERTREIGIRRALGATQEDVIIQFLAETIVLSAAGGMIGVVFGFGCIPATYLAQTGMERWLPEVWSTLPTTIRDLQPRIAIWSIIASFLISVGVGVLFGLYPARRAAMMDPIEALRHE
- a CDS encoding HlyD family efflux transporter periplasmic adaptor subunit, which gives rise to MSASVENSSPESRPRLRLETSRRNWFWPILLVLLVAGIAFGAYYLPSSGIWGSTNEVSGALTYEVQRERLLITVTDDGNVESASNIDVKCEIAGGGTILWIVEDGKRVTKGEEIIRIDTSAIEDQLNAQKIVYEKALATKIETQEAFEAAKLAVQEYAEGTFLQTLQQMEATIKIAQQNLTTAQDMLGYSKRMSRKGYVTALQREADVYAVERAKLDLEVAETSKRVLTDFTKQKTIRELEAARDSAEARMRSEEAAFQLEKARLDRLEKQLVNCVIQAPQNGMVVYANETDRRGSTETGIAEGTIVREGQTIVRIPDLAKMQVKVTIHESKIDRIRTDMPARIVIQDRTFQGKVTGIANQPEPTGWFSANVKEYGTIVSIDGTQEALRPGLTAFVEIQVADIRDALTVPVSAVVEQRGNYFCWVQTLTGAERRPLTLGQTNDKLIEVLDGVKIGDLVLRNPRAVVADARIVADAGPEPLAEVSGEASAAGQASPSDSGGPTASGPPAGGPGGGSARPDPFQNDADQDGKLSRDEAPAPMKNFFDRIDKDGDGFITRNEMAASRAEREKSRSGTGAPPSGGPAGGPPRS
- a CDS encoding TolC family protein gives rise to the protein MNPKSLATIGKLATCAALSTLFCWASTGCNRYGYVANADAEAQSLVAQKSNNPRWAIDNFNIDVNPRSRYYDTYDPVKPPMPPDDPYSHRYMHMVDNKKGWSHWGRNGIRPILENPRWLEELYQHSDVTEQGEIMLDLDDSVRLAILQSPDYQQQLETIYLSSLDVSTERFRFDVQFFGGNFTQFEHLGQERAGGESSKLRLDNGLEMNRKFATAGEFLVGIANSTIWEFAGPNRGVTTSILNFGLVQPILRAGGRVIALEQLTIAERTLLANLRAYAQYRQGFYTQVAFGELGVAGPQRRGGFFGGTGLTGFTGQGSGGFGGVGDATGFGRGFNANGAGGAGASGSGFAGGGAGTVGGFLGLLQQLQQIRNTQDSLSAQERTLDLLEANLDAGLIDIAQVDQFRQNIETERANLLQAHNNLETALDTFKRSTLGLPPNLPIALNDELIQKFKLTDPATTQTQVAIEEYISRFGDLPHIPTLEDLQMSIEDVDSLQHEVDTRVGEIPADLQKLESVTPARTLEMTESERGLFERDKDRLIEEVDDLESRNDLNRENVEKLASQIGMVEPNVVADQLVARLVEMKNLVSELGLIEARARIEQINIQRVYLTPEQALEIARANRLDWMNNRASLVDTWRLIEYNANALKSNLTIAFSGDLQTLGENPAQFRSQTGSLRASVQFDPPLTRLVERNSFRQQLIEYQQDRRDLIQFDDSVFADLRASLRTLEQLRLNLEIQRRAVVIAIRRVDQTREALSAPVAPAEPGQPALSLGPTAAQNLLFALSDLRNTQNNLMSVWLNYEANRMRLYRQLGIMQIDHEGIWVDTPLDLRPPDASEEIELPPAVPMEWLQEGYFDLPEEAEVEETESTDLAQPESADPPLWRVDRWLARLLPHEKENVAAQPVPSSYSDQVATANPQESRPNQTLVAPLPEAYEIEVSRERRYTNSEIQQMLQEMRARKEGEQAAAPLFPPENG
- a CDS encoding ZIP family metal transporter; translation: MQSTCIFTPNVYRGQIRFIPPLPSRAMDQFVVLTVYCGLIVAASMLGGALPSVMRLTHTRMQLMMSGVGGLMLGVGVLHLLPHGVAESGSIDIAVGGMFVGILSMFFLMRVFHSHHHAPVEKEYPEVAATEHSHDHDHHDGHGHCDHNHGDEGPKSAWRWLGIFLGLSLHTLIDGIALAAAVAAAAHAESGLAKLALGVFLGIVLHKPLDALSITFVMRAGGWSATSMNLINFGYSLMCPIGVVLFYFAIGGLDDAWRHNVVGGALGFAAGVFICISLSDILPEIQFHSHDKWKLSSVLLLGALLAVAIGWLEPPHAHHHTPAPASAPLPVPAMTPASEL
- a CDS encoding HDOD domain-containing protein is translated as MTSQPAAETGYIQQFVERASSLYSLPAVAMEVLEITGRPSIDAVQVKDCIERDPALTIKILRAVNSPLFGLSRQVSDLHQALALLGMKPLKLLVLGFSLPREMLDGVEADSLRRYWSIALTKAVAAREIAGFLGYRNGDEAFIAGLLADIGMLVLMQDLGTPYAHFIRKTDEEEASLLEMEVGTLGFDHIVLSSRLLTHWKLPTGIIDAVSAIKPLPFAAPLELESHSETARSLVLADRLSDILAGKRLAALPALVTAVAKYGPADLADFEQLAARVEAKVKQLANVMRVHIDDQASYSEIMLTAYARLSEASMDAALDVARHDPDELELHEAWREAKELTSAVASFRDRPRSAAPAPPPSVPKQAPMVATIETAKAFTKNIALDESSVARLDVEVQSCRQMRKPISVLQLTLDRYDDLLLHAGPDELVQTWQLVEKAVSAIIGDAGSCFVSADAVLMVVLPLHDRMQAVETAKRLVTGIRSWAQARAEIGGAAPLTISVGAAAIALAPKNFRSQELADAATRCMEVARRCGGDGVKSIEIL